Proteins co-encoded in one Brassica oleracea var. oleracea cultivar TO1000 chromosome C4, BOL, whole genome shotgun sequence genomic window:
- the LOC106342793 gene encoding chlorophyll a-b binding protein CP29.3, chloroplastic: MATTTAAAASGIFGIRIQDPSSGAGRVQAKFNFSFGKKKPAPPPKKTKQIQNDGDRLVWFPGANPPEWLDGSMIGDRGFDPFGLGKPAEYLQYDFDGLDQNLAKNVAGGLLGVRQESKEINPTPFQPYTEVFGIERFRECELIHGRWAMLGTLGALAVEGLTGIAWQDAGKVELVEGSSYLGQPLPFSLTTLIWIEVLVVGYIEFQRNAELDPEKRIYPGGYFDPLGLGSDPEKLDTLKLAEIKHSRLAMIAFLIFSLQAAFTGKGPISFLATFSS; encoded by the exons ATGGCTACCACCACTGCCGCTGCAGCCTCTGGTATCTTTGGGATCCGGATCCAAGATCCAAGTTCGGGAGCCGGTAGAGTCCAAGCCAAGTTCAATTTCAGCTTCGGGAAAAAGAAACCAGCTCCACCGCCGAAGAAAACAAAGCAGATCCAAAACGACGGAGACCGACTAGTTTGGTTCCCCGGCGCAAACCCGCCGGAATGGCTAGACGGTTCGATGATCGGAGACCGTGGATTCGACCCCTTCGGTTTAGGTAAACCGGCTGAGTATCTTCAGTACGATTTCGACGGGCTTGACCAAAACCTCGCCAAGAACGTGGCGGGTGGACTCCTTGGGGTCAGGCAGGAATCGAAAGAGATCAACCCGACGCCGTTTCAGCCCTACACTGAAGTGTTCGGGATCGAACGGTTCAGAGAATGCGAGCTGATCCATGGGAGGTGGGCCATGCTTGGTACTCTTGGCGCTCTTGCCGTCGAAGGTCTCACCGGAATCGCCTGGCAAGACGCCGGAAAG GTGGAACTGGTGGAAGGTTCATCGTATTTGGGACAGCCATTGCCATTTTCCTTGACGACATTGATATGGATCGAGGTGTTAGTTGTTGGTTACATAGAGTTCCAGCGTAACGCTGAGCTGGATCCGGAGAAACGTATTTACCCGGGTGGGTATTTTGACCCGTTGGGACTCGGGTCTGACCCAGAGAAGTTGGATACCTTGAAGCTGGCTGAGATCAAACACTCTCGTCTCGCCATGATCGCATTCCTCATCTTTTCACTTCAGGCGGCCTTTACCGGCAAAGGCCCCATCAGCTTCCTCGCTACTTTTAGCAGTTAA
- the LOC106341141 gene encoding uncharacterized protein LOC106341141, with product MESFLILRCFFLFFFFAFFNGEFVAAEKFWSRIEMAEMNGYGEHKLSSVVITGSLLCNSPVSGATVAIKCHTGLKKRSNWIKAVTDDFGEFIIHLPSHLHAIPHLEKACFVKPVHVPKHYRRCYKTFSKSNIHKGIKLVSSSNGFRVYTSGTIRLHGHSSRLSQVRKADM from the exons ATGGAGAGTTTCCTCATCTTACGTTGCTTCTTCTTATTCTTCTTCTTTGCCTTCTTCAACGGAGAATTCGTAGCTGCAGAAAAGTTTTGGAGCAGAATAGAGATGGCTGAGATGAATGGCTACGGGGAACACAAACTCTCCTCTGTGGTTATCACCGGTTCTCTTCTTTGCAACTCCCCTGTTTCAG GTGCCACTGTGGCCATCAAGTGCCACACTGGTCTCAAAAAGAGATCAAACTGGATAAAAGCTGTTACTGATGACTTTGGTGAATTTATTATCCATCTCCCTTCTCATCTTCATGCAATTCCACACCTCGAAAAGGCATGTTTCGTCAAACCAGTACATGTTCCTAAGCACTATCGAAGATGCTACAAGACTTTTTCCAAGTCGAATATACACAAAGGCATCAAACTTGTCTCGTCCAGTAACGGCTTCCGCGTCTACACCTCAGGAACGATCAGGTTACATGGACACAGTTCAAGATTATCCCAAGTTCGTAAAGCCGACATGTAA